The DNA sequence CCCTACGCCAAGGCCATCGGGGCCAAGGTTATGACCACGGTCGGTTCGGCCGAAAAGGCCACCTACGCCAAGTCGATCGGGGCGGACGCCGCTTTTGACTACCACGACGACTGGCCGGCTGAAGTCGAGGCCACCACGGGCGGCAAGGGCGCCGGCGTCATTTTGGACATCATTGGCGCCAAGTATCTCGAGGCCAATGTCAAAGCCCTGGCCAGGGGTGGGCGCTTGGTAGTGATAGGCCTGCAAGGCGGCGTCAAAGGCACGCTTGACCTGAACCGGCTGCTGTCAAAAGGGGCCACGGTCACCGCCACTTCGCTGCGCTTTAGGCCAAAGGAAAACAAGGGTGAGATTGTCGCGGAGGTGGCCAACCGGCTTTGGCCCATGTTTGAGGACGGCACCGTTCCACTGCCACCGATCCGGCGCTTTACCCTCGATCAAGCCGCCGGGGCGCATGAGCACCTCGAATCAGGCTCGAATATCGGCAAGATAGTACTGACGCTGTAGTGCCCCTCTCCTGCGACTTCTAGGCTCGCTCGCGCGGCCTATGCGCCCCGCCTCACGAGGCCTGATGGCGCGACTATCAGCCCAGGTCCCGGTCTTGCGGCTGGGCCTGTTGACAAGACACGCCGCTCGGCAGTTGCGGCTTTGCAGACCAGTTTCCTTCAGCTAGACCTTTTGGTCGTGGCCAGG is a window from the Micrococcales bacterium genome containing:
- a CDS encoding NAD(P)H-quinone oxidoreductase, giving the protein MRGIVLDGFGGIEVIQVGEVAKPVPAPGELLVQVAAAGVNRADLLQRKGFYPPPKGCSDILGLEVSGQVAQVGAGVDKWQVGDAVVALLAGGGYAEYVAVPQEQCAPPPGGINLIDAAGLIEVAATVVSNFNHVGLRTGEWVLVHGGAGGIGSCAIPYAKAIGAKVMTTVGSAEKATYAKSIGADAAFDYHDDWPAEVEATTGGKGAGVILDIIGAKYLEANVKALARGGRLVVIGLQGGVKGTLDLNRLLSKGATVTATSLRFRPKENKGEIVAEVANRLWPMFEDGTVPLPPIRRFTLDQAAGAHEHLESGSNIGKIVLTL